The following proteins come from a genomic window of Leucoraja erinacea ecotype New England chromosome 1, Leri_hhj_1, whole genome shotgun sequence:
- the sod3a gene encoding superoxide dismutase 3, extracellular a: MQVSSIYLLLLASTIVLLGHGKISKPVKPSKDTVPIYWFGRQVYLRPKPSNIVYAVCEMEASSVLPTDLPSVSGYMLFSQSYPHGRLQAYVNLEGFPLSAEKSLHGMHVHQYGVVNGSCPSTGPHYNPYGVNHPHHPGDFNNFQVRDGKIEKYMRNLRANLFGRDSILGRAVVLHEKEDDLGMGGDQASLETGNSGRRLTCGTIAVTNGDLWKESASKM, from the coding sequence ATGCAGGTTTCTTCAATATATCTGTTGCTCCTGGCAAGTACAATTGTGCTGCTGGGACACGGGAAAATAAGCAAGCCGGTGAAACCAAGCAAAGACACAGTTCCGATCTACTGGTTCGGTCGCCAAGTTTACCTGCGGCCCAAGCCAAGCAACATAGTCTACGCCGTATGTGAGATGGAAGCTAGCTCCGTCCTGCCCACCGACCTGCCGTCTGTCAGCGGCTACATGTTGTTCTCCCAGAGCTACCCACACGGAAGACTCCAAGCCTATGTCAACCTGGAGGGGTTCCCGCTGTCTGCTGAAAAGTCCCTGCATGGCATGCACGTCCACCAGTACGGAGTGGTGAACGGCAGCTGCCCCTCCACCGGACCGCATTACAATCCCTACGGAGTCAACCACCCCCATCACCCCGGCGACTTCAACAACTTCCAGGTCCGAGATGGGAAGATCGAAAAGTATATGCGCAACCTCAGAGCCAACCTGTTCGGACGGGACTCCATCCTCGGCCGGGCCGTGGTGCTTCACGAGAAGGAGGATGACCTGGGGATGGGCGGCGACCAGGCAAGTCTGGAGACGGGGAATTCTGGAAGAAGGTTGACGTGTGGGACCATCGCAGTCACCAACGGCGACCTGTGGAAAGAAAGTGCGTCTAAAATGTGA